From a region of the Corallococcus coralloides DSM 2259 genome:
- a CDS encoding carbonic anhydrase yields the protein MMLSCTNSVRALRGALLSSLLLAANAYAADDAHWGYDQTVSPEHWGELPGDAICAQGVAQSPIALVTAGAAHPQLEVPRFHYATSRVRMLNTGHTVQFTYDNGSTVRVGGNEYKLAQFHFHTPSEHTKDGVEYPLELHLVHTDANGTPALVVGVLIEEGAVNAALFTAFRHLPRHMGEESSPAGALINASALLPHDKAFFQYAGSLTTPPCTQGLQWYVLKQPIQMSDAQIAAFERLPHLNPNNRPLQPLNGRTVSVHSGR from the coding sequence ATGATGCTTTCCTGCACCAACTCCGTGCGTGCCCTTCGGGGCGCGTTGCTGTCCTCCCTGTTGCTTGCCGCGAATGCCTACGCCGCGGACGATGCGCACTGGGGCTATGACCAGACCGTGAGCCCGGAGCACTGGGGCGAGCTGCCGGGCGACGCGATCTGCGCGCAGGGCGTGGCGCAGTCGCCCATCGCGCTGGTGACCGCGGGTGCCGCCCACCCGCAGCTGGAGGTTCCCCGCTTCCACTACGCCACCAGCCGCGTGCGCATGCTCAACACGGGGCACACGGTGCAGTTCACCTACGACAACGGCAGCACCGTCCGGGTGGGAGGCAACGAGTACAAGCTGGCGCAGTTCCACTTCCACACGCCCAGCGAGCACACGAAGGACGGTGTGGAGTACCCGCTCGAGCTGCACCTGGTGCACACGGACGCGAATGGAACGCCCGCGCTGGTCGTCGGAGTCCTCATCGAGGAAGGCGCGGTGAACGCGGCGCTGTTCACCGCCTTCCGTCACCTGCCCCGGCACATGGGGGAGGAGAGCTCGCCCGCGGGAGCGCTCATCAACGCGAGCGCGCTGCTTCCGCACGACAAGGCGTTCTTCCAGTACGCGGGTTCGCTGACCACGCCCCCGTGCACCCAGGGGCTCCAGTGGTACGTGCTGAAGCAGCCCATCCAGATGTCCGACGCGCAGATCGCCGCGTTCGAAAGGCTGCCGCACCTCAACCCGAACAACCGCCCCCTTCAGCCGCTGAACGGGCGCACGGTCAGCGTGCACTCCGGGCGCTGA
- a CDS encoding RICIN domain-containing protein, producing the protein MSPPYPNEPQVAWYHAGDVLLLQSGRNPAMRKSIEFSNVLIFEKETKRMPKFVLHELSHAYHDQVLGWDHAGLAAVYERAMASKSYDCVERWWGPERPNTFERAYAMTDVGEYFAETSEALFGRNDFHPFTREDLARHDPGMLALLQQLWQLTTTTTPTPPTTPTPPPVSAPFDARCYYRLTTQWRGTSLSLANTAGNRPLLVKSAAVPEQRWKLNPEPNGIYRLTTQAQGDALSLDIVNDSRANNIPILAKTGCNDSGQLWKVTPERPVED; encoded by the coding sequence ATGTCGCCGCCCTATCCCAACGAGCCGCAGGTGGCCTGGTACCATGCTGGCGATGTCTTGCTGCTCCAGAGTGGTCGCAATCCGGCGATGCGGAAGAGCATCGAGTTCTCGAACGTCCTCATCTTCGAGAAGGAAACCAAGCGGATGCCCAAATTCGTGCTCCACGAACTCAGCCATGCCTATCACGACCAGGTGCTTGGCTGGGACCACGCCGGCCTCGCGGCTGTCTATGAGCGCGCGATGGCAAGCAAGAGCTACGACTGCGTGGAGCGCTGGTGGGGACCCGAGCGGCCCAACACGTTCGAGCGTGCCTACGCCATGACCGACGTGGGGGAGTACTTCGCGGAGACATCGGAGGCGCTCTTCGGCCGCAACGACTTCCATCCCTTCACACGTGAAGATCTGGCCAGGCACGACCCGGGCATGCTCGCGTTGCTCCAGCAGCTGTGGCAGCTGACCACGACCACGACACCCACCCCGCCTACAACACCCACTCCGCCGCCGGTGTCCGCCCCCTTCGATGCCCGCTGCTACTACCGGTTGACGACCCAGTGGCGTGGGACCAGCCTGTCCCTGGCCAACACCGCCGGCAATCGCCCCCTCCTCGTCAAATCGGCGGCGGTTCCGGAGCAGCGATGGAAGCTGAATCCGGAGCCCAACGGCATCTACAGGCTGACGACCCAGGCGCAGGGCGACGCGCTGTCCTTGGACATCGTCAATGACAGCAGGGCCAACAACATCCCCATCCTCGCCAAGACAGGCTGCAATGACTCGGGGCAGCTGTGGAAGGTGACCCCCGAGCGCCCTGTCGAGGATTAG
- a CDS encoding glutathione-independent formaldehyde dehydrogenase, translating to MKALVYEGPRKVSVKEVPDAKIERPTDAVVRIRSTNICGSDLHMYEGRTDMESGRVLGHENLGEVVEVGSAVDKLKVGDWVAVPFNVSCGHCENCEHGLTAFCLKANPSGTAGAAYGFADMGPYNGGQAEYLRVPWADFNCLRLPEDAEEKQLDYVMLADIFPTGYHVTELAGLMPGESVVIFGGGPVGQMAALSATIKSASKVMVVDWHPDRLALAEKIGAIPIDYSKVDPVERVKELTNGKGADRGCECVGYQAHDPQGREHPNLTMNNLVKAVKFTGGIGVVGVFIPNDPGGKDTLARQGEIVFDWGMLWFKGQRVATGQCNVKAYNRQLRELIHLDKVKPSWIVSHTLPLDRAPDGYLNFDKRDSGWTKVVLQPAA from the coding sequence ATGAAGGCACTCGTCTACGAGGGGCCGCGCAAGGTCAGTGTGAAAGAAGTGCCGGACGCGAAGATTGAGCGACCCACCGATGCGGTGGTGCGCATTCGCAGTACCAACATCTGCGGCTCCGACCTGCACATGTACGAAGGCCGAACCGACATGGAGTCGGGCCGGGTGCTCGGGCACGAGAACCTCGGAGAGGTGGTCGAGGTCGGCTCGGCGGTGGACAAGCTGAAGGTGGGCGATTGGGTGGCCGTTCCCTTCAACGTCAGCTGTGGCCACTGCGAGAACTGCGAGCACGGCCTGACCGCCTTCTGCCTCAAGGCCAACCCGTCGGGGACGGCCGGCGCCGCCTACGGCTTCGCCGACATGGGGCCCTACAACGGAGGGCAGGCCGAGTACCTGCGCGTGCCCTGGGCCGACTTCAACTGCCTGAGGCTGCCGGAGGACGCCGAGGAGAAGCAGCTCGACTACGTGATGCTCGCCGACATCTTCCCTACCGGTTACCACGTCACCGAGCTCGCCGGGCTCATGCCGGGCGAATCCGTCGTCATCTTCGGTGGAGGGCCCGTGGGACAGATGGCCGCGCTCTCCGCCACCATCAAGAGCGCGAGCAAGGTGATGGTCGTCGACTGGCATCCGGACCGGCTCGCTCTCGCCGAGAAGATTGGCGCCATCCCCATCGACTACTCGAAGGTGGACCCCGTCGAGCGGGTGAAGGAGCTCACCAACGGCAAGGGCGCCGACCGCGGCTGCGAGTGCGTGGGCTACCAGGCGCACGACCCACAGGGGAGGGAGCACCCCAACCTGACGATGAACAACCTGGTGAAGGCGGTGAAGTTCACCGGCGGCATCGGCGTGGTGGGCGTCTTCATCCCCAATGACCCCGGCGGCAAGGACACCTTGGCCAGGCAGGGTGAAATCGTCTTCGACTGGGGCATGCTCTGGTTCAAGGGGCAGCGCGTGGCGACCGGCCAGTGCAACGTGAAGGCCTACAACCGCCAGCTGCGCGAACTCATCCACCTGGACAAGGTGAAGCCCTCGTGGATCGTCTCGCACACGCTCCCGCTCGACAGGGCGCCGGACGGCTACCTGAACTTCGACAAGCGCGACAGCGGCTGGACCAAGGTCGTCCTGCAGCCGGCCGCCTGA
- a CDS encoding DUF1993 domain-containing protein, producing the protein MSLNVYDSSAGLFIRGLTNLKTLLTKAEAHIAANGSGETALLDAQLATEGRVRGVAGHPNDVHMYTLAAQVHWAAEGARLAVAHLLGAPSVPAASDEKSFADLYQRLDATIAYLREIAPSDLEAGLERAIEIKNRGGSMSFSGSQFLIEFAIPHFFYHVTTAYGILRNQGVHLTMGDFLGGKG; encoded by the coding sequence ATGTCTCTGAATGTCTACGATTCGTCTGCTGGCCTGTTCATCCGCGGGCTGACCAACTTGAAAACGTTATTGACGAAGGCCGAAGCCCATATCGCAGCCAACGGCAGCGGTGAAACCGCGCTGCTGGACGCGCAACTCGCCACAGAAGGTCGCGTGCGCGGCGTTGCAGGTCATCCGAATGACGTGCACATGTACACGCTCGCGGCTCAAGTCCACTGGGCTGCAGAGGGAGCCAGGTTGGCGGTGGCGCACCTGCTGGGTGCGCCATCGGTGCCGGCCGCAAGCGATGAAAAGAGCTTTGCGGATCTGTACCAACGCCTTGATGCGACGATCGCATATCTCCGAGAGATCGCGCCGAGCGACCTCGAAGCGGGCCTCGAGCGAGCGATCGAGATCAAGAACCGCGGTGGCTCGATGAGCTTCAGCGGCAGCCAGTTTCTGATCGAGTTCGCGATCCCCCACTTCTTCTATCACGTGACCACCGCCTACGGCATCTTGCGCAACCAAGGCGTGCACCTCACCATGGGCGACTTTTTGGGCGGCAAGGGGTGA
- a CDS encoding Ig-like domain-containing protein, with amino-acid sequence MPLHRPLSALAGLLLLTLMACSTQPVGSVQLAGSVQQALSLGDVSRVQVTVSSPDMSSRVVELVKASGSWGGLVGNIPAGPGRFVLAEAFDTSGTLRFQGQASGVSITANQTTAVFLSLQELPAPAPYDNEAPVIDSLTASSNALQPGASLSLSATVHDPNPGDTLTLAWTASGGTFSDFTAATSSWTAPASPGVQTLTLTVTDSQGAAVSVSLSVNVVPDLVTGDATLDISFNRWPVVARVSASLNRLDAGQSTAVSALASDADADALSYQWTASCPGTWADATSSTASFIPSSRPAGACNNCRLTVTVQDGRGGQTTGSLNLCVTDTAPVRFAPTFTNFYQSATSTSPEQTVSFDVTALDPQASPLTFAWTASTGSLATAQDTANTSQVVWTAPAFTAAGILPTITVVVTNAHGLSASKSFTVSGLPAAIDPASTLTSGGLTWVRPGAATVTWMDGMTYCSNTAIAGQTGWRMPTVEELTDLWVDKGTSQLAAAGWPLDWLWAMTPISNGHRVTNMATGGSSYSLDSDKQFLTCVRGTGEYPATFSHAGRTWMRPDAALRTYANAETYCSSRTTANHTGWRLPTSSELEALHVEKGGRFLANAGWTLEWIWSSTPYASGVIVVRGGGTWSLGDRSTSAFNVTCVYP; translated from the coding sequence ATGCCCCTCCACCGTCCTCTCTCCGCCCTCGCCGGATTGCTGCTGCTCACCCTCATGGCCTGTAGCACGCAGCCCGTCGGCTCCGTCCAACTCGCCGGCTCCGTCCAGCAGGCCCTCTCCCTGGGTGATGTCAGCCGCGTCCAGGTGACCGTCTCCTCACCGGACATGTCTTCCCGCGTCGTCGAGCTGGTCAAGGCCAGCGGTTCCTGGGGCGGCCTCGTTGGCAACATCCCCGCCGGGCCCGGCCGCTTCGTCCTCGCGGAGGCCTTCGACACCTCTGGCACCCTGCGCTTCCAGGGACAGGCTTCCGGTGTCTCCATCACCGCCAACCAGACCACCGCCGTGTTCCTCAGCCTCCAGGAGCTTCCGGCCCCCGCGCCCTATGACAACGAAGCGCCCGTCATTGACTCACTGACCGCCTCCAGCAACGCGCTTCAGCCAGGTGCATCCCTTTCGCTGTCAGCCACGGTTCATGATCCCAACCCCGGAGACACGCTCACGCTGGCCTGGACCGCCTCCGGTGGCACCTTCTCCGACTTCACCGCCGCGACCTCCTCGTGGACGGCGCCTGCCTCCCCCGGCGTGCAGACCCTCACCCTCACCGTGACGGACTCCCAGGGCGCCGCTGTCTCCGTCTCCCTCTCCGTCAACGTCGTCCCGGACCTCGTCACCGGCGACGCCACCCTCGACATCTCCTTCAACCGCTGGCCTGTCGTCGCCAGGGTCTCCGCTTCCCTCAACCGCCTCGACGCGGGACAGTCCACCGCCGTCTCCGCGCTTGCGTCCGATGCGGATGCGGATGCCCTCTCCTACCAGTGGACCGCTTCCTGTCCCGGCACCTGGGCGGATGCGACGTCCAGCACCGCCTCGTTCATCCCCTCCTCCAGGCCGGCCGGCGCATGCAACAACTGCCGCCTCACCGTCACGGTTCAAGACGGCCGGGGTGGACAGACCACGGGCTCGCTCAACCTCTGTGTCACCGACACCGCTCCCGTGCGCTTTGCTCCGACTTTCACGAACTTCTACCAGTCCGCCACCTCCACCTCGCCTGAGCAGACGGTGTCCTTTGACGTCACCGCCCTGGACCCGCAGGCCAGCCCCCTGACTTTTGCCTGGACCGCCAGCACCGGCTCACTGGCCACGGCGCAGGACACCGCCAACACCAGCCAGGTCGTGTGGACGGCGCCTGCCTTCACGGCAGCGGGCATCCTCCCCACCATCACCGTCGTCGTGACCAATGCCCACGGCCTCTCGGCCTCGAAGTCCTTCACTGTCTCGGGACTGCCGGCAGCCATCGACCCAGCCAGCACGCTCACGAGTGGAGGACTGACCTGGGTGAGGCCGGGGGCGGCCACCGTGACCTGGATGGATGGAATGACCTACTGCTCGAACACGGCCATCGCGGGTCAAACCGGGTGGCGCATGCCCACCGTCGAGGAATTGACCGATTTGTGGGTCGACAAAGGCACCAGCCAGCTCGCGGCGGCAGGCTGGCCGCTCGACTGGCTCTGGGCCATGACCCCCATCTCCAATGGCCATCGGGTGACGAACATGGCGACCGGCGGCTCCAGCTACTCCCTGGATTCCGACAAGCAATTCCTGACGTGTGTTCGTGGGACGGGGGAATACCCCGCGACCTTCTCCCATGCAGGACGGACCTGGATGCGGCCGGACGCGGCCCTGCGAACGTACGCGAACGCGGAGACCTATTGCTCCAGCAGGACGACCGCCAACCACACGGGGTGGCGGTTGCCGACCTCGTCGGAGCTGGAGGCACTGCACGTCGAGAAAGGCGGTCGTTTCCTCGCGAACGCGGGATGGACTCTTGAGTGGATCTGGAGCTCGACCCCCTACGCCAGCGGAGTCATCGTCGTGCGCGGCGGTGGCACCTGGAGCCTGGGCGATCGCAGTACCAGCGCGTTCAATGTGACCTGCGTCTACCCCTGA
- a CDS encoding DsbA family protein has product MSRLRRGVDANDWAKGPADAPVTLLEYGDFECPFCGRAAWELKRLESAVGDRVRFVFRHFPLTQLHPHALLAAEAAEAAGAQGKFWEMHDMLFQNQQNLEAPALLTSAADLGLDMGRFTRDLQEHRSLPKVQRDFIEGVRSGVNGTPTFFINGERHNGAYTADALLAAIEQRVGPDIEPMTGLPWEGNRVPRMGRPQSRM; this is encoded by the coding sequence ATGAGCAGACTTCGCAGAGGCGTGGACGCCAATGACTGGGCGAAGGGGCCGGCCGATGCCCCCGTCACCCTCCTGGAGTACGGCGACTTCGAGTGTCCCTTCTGTGGGCGCGCCGCCTGGGAGCTGAAGCGGCTCGAGAGCGCTGTCGGAGACCGGGTCCGCTTCGTCTTCCGCCACTTCCCCCTCACCCAGCTCCACCCGCACGCGCTGCTGGCCGCGGAGGCCGCGGAGGCCGCCGGCGCGCAGGGGAAGTTCTGGGAGATGCACGACATGCTCTTCCAGAACCAGCAGAACCTGGAGGCTCCCGCACTGCTGACGTCCGCGGCCGACCTGGGGCTCGACATGGGCCGCTTCACTCGCGACCTCCAGGAGCACCGCTCCCTGCCGAAGGTCCAGCGCGACTTCATCGAGGGCGTGCGCAGTGGCGTGAACGGCACCCCGACCTTCTTCATCAACGGGGAGCGCCACAACGGCGCCTACACGGCCGATGCGCTGCTCGCCGCCATCGAGCAGCGGGTGGGGCCCGACATCGAGCCGATGACGGGGCTTCCCTGGGAAGGCAACCGCGTGCCGCGCATGGGCCGGCCCCAGTCGCGCATGTAG
- a CDS encoding M57 family metalloprotease: protein MRRLSMALLVGVSIAGCGGDPEVENREIISNLIEAGFPANDIQVFDGNVYVGRDAHVTLEASRELLQPLEEGSAEQYRTTNQVGTSVTKICVNPTAAFNSYSNLSQGLDLAIANYNEQGLRLTFARGPTTGCTANISAETTTGTGGQAGFPSNGMPYGVFYIGTGLDSYSADVNEHVITHELGHAIGFRHSDYYNRSISCGIGGDEGEAGVGAIHIPNTPTTATVGGSVMNSCFRSTETGEWTGSDITALAALYSTGGGVQSCSNYNIISYRGQNGTQIRCGCDAVGGGTVWGTDLYTDDSSVCVAAVHAGAIGTAGGTVVVTIQPGQSSYAGTTRNGVTTYSYGAWAGSFSVSGTTPPLNSCSSYSFTSYRGQNGTSIRCSCGPVSGGTVWGTDLYTDDSNACAAAVHAGVIPASGGNVSVTIQPGQSSYTGTTRNGITTYSYGAWAGSFSLSP from the coding sequence ATGCGTAGACTTTCCATGGCGCTGCTCGTTGGTGTCTCCATTGCTGGTTGCGGAGGCGACCCGGAAGTGGAGAACCGGGAGATCATCTCCAACCTGATCGAGGCCGGCTTCCCGGCCAATGACATCCAGGTCTTCGACGGAAACGTGTACGTGGGCCGCGACGCTCACGTGACCCTCGAGGCGTCCCGTGAGCTGCTCCAGCCCCTGGAGGAGGGGAGTGCCGAGCAGTACCGCACGACGAACCAGGTCGGCACGAGCGTGACGAAGATCTGCGTCAACCCCACCGCCGCGTTCAACAGCTATTCCAACCTGAGTCAGGGCCTGGACCTGGCCATCGCCAACTACAACGAGCAGGGGCTGCGGCTCACCTTCGCTCGCGGGCCGACCACGGGCTGTACGGCGAACATCTCCGCGGAGACCACGACCGGCACGGGCGGACAGGCGGGCTTCCCGTCGAACGGGATGCCCTATGGCGTCTTCTATATCGGCACCGGCTTGGACAGCTACAGCGCGGACGTGAACGAGCACGTCATCACCCACGAGCTGGGTCACGCCATCGGCTTCCGTCACTCGGACTACTACAACCGCAGCATCAGCTGCGGCATCGGTGGTGACGAGGGCGAGGCGGGCGTGGGGGCCATCCACATCCCCAACACGCCCACCACGGCCACCGTGGGCGGCTCCGTCATGAACTCGTGCTTCCGGTCGACCGAGACGGGTGAGTGGACCGGCTCGGACATCACCGCGCTGGCGGCCCTCTACTCCACGGGCGGCGGGGTCCAGAGCTGCTCGAACTACAACATCATCTCCTATCGCGGGCAGAACGGGACGCAGATCCGCTGCGGCTGCGACGCGGTGGGCGGCGGCACCGTGTGGGGGACGGACCTCTACACCGACGACTCGAGCGTCTGCGTGGCCGCGGTGCATGCCGGCGCGATCGGCACGGCGGGTGGGACGGTGGTGGTCACCATCCAGCCGGGGCAGTCCAGCTACGCGGGCACCACGCGCAACGGCGTCACCACGTACTCCTACGGCGCCTGGGCGGGGAGCTTCTCGGTCAGCGGCACGACGCCTCCGCTGAACAGCTGCTCCAGCTACAGCTTCACGTCCTACCGCGGCCAGAACGGCACGAGCATCCGGTGCAGCTGCGGTCCGGTGAGCGGCGGCACGGTGTGGGGGACGGACCTCTACACCGATGACTCGAACGCCTGCGCGGCCGCGGTGCACGCGGGGGTGATTCCGGCTTCGGGTGGCAACGTGTCCGTCACCATCCAGCCGGGGCAGTCCAGCTACACGGGCACCACTCGCAACGGCATCACCACGTACTCCTACGGCGCCTGGGCGGGGAGCTTCTCCCTCAGCCCGTAG
- a CDS encoding aspartate aminotransferase family protein, translating into MTASRRESSGTSASVKRADQRYMGRSSPPHDVQFVGSRGSYVQGADGRRYVDFIAGWCVGNLGWGVREIRARLRRFDGPDYVHPSYLYAPWTELAQQLADITPGRLQRSYRATGGTEAVEIALQLAMASTGRSKFVSIEDSYHGNSLGTMSVGASEYREALPNLLRGCLKVKRPLDANAVDRVERLLRKRDVAAFIMEPIICNLGALVPDAQFMRGLQRLCRRYGTLLILDEVATGFGRTGRLFASELFGLAPDILTLAKAITGGHAGMGATVATERVARAAEGKVNVYSTYGWHPLSVEAALANLAYLRAHQAHLLKNVAERSEDFRSRLHQMDFGSPVDIRVTGLAIGLEFEDGAYAGALAGRCRKAGLILGIDDDTLTLFPALTISRRTVHEGLDILERCL; encoded by the coding sequence GTGACGGCATCGCGACGAGAGTCCTCGGGGACGAGCGCGAGCGTGAAGCGCGCGGACCAGCGGTACATGGGCCGCAGCTCCCCCCCGCACGACGTCCAGTTCGTCGGCTCCCGGGGCAGCTACGTCCAGGGGGCGGACGGGCGCCGCTACGTGGACTTCATCGCCGGCTGGTGCGTGGGCAACCTCGGCTGGGGCGTGCGGGAAATCCGCGCGCGCCTGCGCCGCTTCGACGGCCCCGACTACGTCCACCCCTCCTACCTGTATGCGCCGTGGACGGAGCTGGCGCAGCAGCTGGCGGACATCACCCCGGGCCGGCTGCAGAGGAGCTACCGGGCCACCGGTGGCACCGAGGCGGTGGAGATTGCCCTCCAACTGGCCATGGCCTCCACCGGCCGCTCGAAGTTCGTGTCCATCGAGGACAGCTACCACGGCAACTCCCTGGGCACGATGAGCGTGGGCGCCTCCGAGTACCGGGAGGCCCTGCCCAACCTGCTGCGCGGCTGCCTCAAGGTGAAGCGCCCCCTGGACGCCAACGCGGTGGACCGGGTGGAGCGGCTCCTGCGCAAGCGGGACGTCGCCGCCTTCATCATGGAGCCCATCATCTGCAACCTGGGCGCGCTCGTCCCCGACGCGCAGTTCATGCGCGGCCTCCAGCGTCTGTGCCGCCGCTACGGGACGCTGCTCATCCTCGATGAGGTGGCCACGGGCTTCGGACGCACGGGCCGCCTCTTTGCCTCCGAGCTCTTCGGCCTCGCGCCGGACATCCTGACGCTGGCCAAGGCCATCACCGGCGGGCATGCGGGCATGGGCGCCACCGTCGCCACCGAGCGAGTCGCCAGGGCGGCCGAGGGAAAGGTCAACGTCTATTCCACGTACGGCTGGCACCCGCTCAGCGTGGAGGCGGCGCTCGCCAACCTCGCGTACCTGCGCGCGCACCAGGCGCACCTGCTGAAGAACGTGGCGGAGCGCAGCGAGGACTTCCGCTCCCGGCTCCACCAGATGGACTTCGGCTCCCCCGTGGACATCCGCGTCACCGGCCTCGCCATCGGTCTGGAGTTCGAGGATGGGGCCTACGCCGGTGCGCTGGCCGGCCGCTGCCGGAAGGCGGGGCTCATCCTCGGTATCGACGACGACACCCTCACCCTCTTCCCCGCGCTCACCATCTCCAGGAGGACCGTGCATGAGGGCCTGGACATCCTCGAGCGCTGTCTCTGA
- a CDS encoding redoxin domain-containing protein encodes MATLAPPPPASGVLAHGLPAGTRAPELDLPSTPDGRRATLSDPKGSPAVLVFYPGDFTPVCTNELGLFNELMPVFGQFGAKVLGISCDSLWSHIAFAKELHIQIPLLSDFHPKGEASRRYNVYREDVGICERALYVIDGKGVIYWSYVSPIELNPGADGVIDALERLTGKSMEFPTFQPQQQPPRTEART; translated from the coding sequence ATGGCCACACTTGCTCCTCCTCCTCCTGCTTCGGGCGTCCTTGCGCACGGTCTGCCAGCCGGTACGCGCGCACCCGAACTGGACCTTCCATCTACCCCTGATGGGCGACGGGCCACGCTCTCGGACCCGAAGGGCTCCCCCGCCGTCCTCGTCTTCTACCCGGGGGACTTCACCCCCGTCTGCACCAACGAACTGGGGCTCTTCAACGAGCTGATGCCCGTGTTCGGCCAGTTCGGCGCGAAGGTGCTTGGCATCTCGTGCGACTCCCTCTGGAGCCACATCGCCTTCGCCAAGGAGCTCCACATCCAGATTCCGCTCCTCTCCGACTTCCATCCGAAGGGAGAGGCCTCCCGCCGCTACAACGTCTACCGGGAGGACGTCGGCATCTGCGAGCGGGCGCTCTACGTCATCGACGGCAAGGGCGTCATCTACTGGAGCTACGTCTCACCCATCGAACTCAACCCCGGCGCGGACGGCGTCATCGACGCGCTCGAGCGGCTGACCGGCAAGTCGATGGAGTTCCCCACCTTCCAGCCACAGCAGCAGCCACCTCGGACGGAGGCCCGGACATGA
- a CDS encoding glutathione S-transferase family protein, with protein MIKLHQFHPSGNCYKVRLLLHQLAIPFETREVDLSAGETRTPEFKAMNPIARTPTVELEPGVFLAESNAILWYFAEGTPFIPTDRLERARMLQWMFFEQYSHEPYVAVARAWLTFFGIPSGKEKELEERIQKGYAALDIMEGELRKRPFFAGAHYSLADIALYAYTHVAEEGRFDLGRYPAIRAWFERVQAQPRHLRITDVLNAPEALEEV; from the coding sequence ATGATCAAGCTCCACCAGTTCCACCCCTCCGGGAATTGCTACAAGGTCCGCCTGCTGCTGCATCAGCTCGCGATTCCGTTTGAGACGCGGGAGGTGGACCTCTCCGCGGGAGAGACGCGCACGCCGGAGTTCAAGGCGATGAACCCCATTGCCCGGACCCCCACCGTGGAGCTGGAGCCGGGTGTCTTCCTCGCCGAGTCCAACGCCATCCTCTGGTACTTCGCCGAGGGCACGCCCTTCATTCCCACCGACCGGCTGGAGCGGGCGCGGATGCTCCAGTGGATGTTCTTCGAGCAGTACAGCCACGAGCCCTACGTCGCCGTGGCCCGGGCATGGCTCACCTTCTTTGGCATCCCTTCCGGCAAGGAGAAGGAGTTGGAGGAGCGCATCCAGAAGGGCTACGCCGCGCTCGACATCATGGAAGGCGAGTTGCGCAAGCGACCCTTCTTCGCGGGCGCGCACTACAGCCTCGCGGACATCGCGCTGTATGCGTACACGCACGTGGCGGAAGAGGGCCGGTTCGACCTGGGCCGCTATCCCGCCATCCGCGCCTGGTTCGAGCGGGTGCAGGCCCAGCCCCGCCACCTGCGCATCACCGACGTCCTCAACGCGCCGGAGGCCCTGGAGGAGGTGTAG
- a CDS encoding alpha/beta fold hydrolase — translation MNTQCFTEQNLRRWGLLWALGALLVACSPSANTGPVSDEKPADACEKPTVVLVHGAFADASGWAGVIAPLQQQGYTVYAFANPLRSISGDAEYLRSFLSTLTGPIVLVGHSYGGAVMTNAATGNPNVKALVYVAAYALDEGETLLAANTLGGGQSELGNHLILRPFPGAGTGDADGYIDPAFFHELFAGDLSEEDAAVLAASQRPAAASIFQSPSGPPAWKDLPSWYLIASDDHTIPPEAQRVMAQRAGSQAVEIESSHVAMISHPDVVTELVGEASGCR, via the coding sequence ATGAACACTCAGTGCTTCACGGAACAGAACCTGCGCCGGTGGGGCCTGCTCTGGGCGCTCGGGGCACTGCTGGTTGCCTGCTCGCCTTCAGCCAATACCGGTCCCGTCAGCGACGAGAAGCCGGCCGACGCTTGTGAAAAGCCCACGGTCGTCCTCGTCCACGGGGCCTTCGCGGATGCATCCGGTTGGGCCGGAGTCATCGCGCCGCTTCAGCAGCAGGGCTACACGGTCTACGCGTTCGCCAACCCCTTGCGCAGCATCTCCGGGGACGCGGAGTACCTGCGGTCCTTCCTGAGCACCCTCACGGGCCCCATCGTCCTGGTCGGCCACTCCTATGGCGGAGCGGTCATGACGAACGCGGCCACCGGGAACCCGAACGTGAAGGCGCTCGTGTACGTCGCCGCGTACGCACTCGACGAGGGAGAGACGCTCCTGGCCGCCAACACGCTCGGCGGTGGCCAATCCGAGCTTGGCAACCACCTCATCCTGCGCCCCTTCCCTGGAGCCGGGACGGGGGATGCTGACGGCTACATCGACCCCGCCTTCTTCCACGAGCTCTTCGCGGGCGACCTCTCCGAGGAGGACGCGGCGGTCCTCGCCGCGAGCCAACGCCCGGCCGCTGCCTCCATCTTCCAGAGTCCCTCCGGCCCGCCCGCGTGGAAGGACCTTCCGTCCTGGTATCTGATTGCCAGCGACGACCACACCATCCCGCCCGAGGCCCAACGTGTCATGGCCCAGCGCGCTGGCTCCCAGGCCGTCGAAATCGAGAGCTCCCACGTCGCGATGATCAGCCACCCGGACGTGGTGACGGAGCTGGTCGGCGAAGCCTCCGGATGCCGTTGA